The following are encoded together in the Amyelois transitella isolate CPQ chromosome 6, ilAmyTran1.1, whole genome shotgun sequence genome:
- the LOC132901862 gene encoding uncharacterized protein LOC132901862 — MRSISPTAVQKPTPANFPEFLPYACGQLSAPFGVSVKVKVQDEYVSKAEDKTKKGKKSMAVLQHKSASDVVTSGLDAVAFTDYDDDEIKVTAVVDSTNQLIGISMHRSREAPRLIFQILGLCVPFCSYLTSLVLDTCALTGCILHEIAKFLPQSQITEISLDNSPIVASERIYYMLLERQTNLRNLSLARCNLSDQDCTVLFAQLLHPLPASKTLMTLNLTSNFISDRGARAIGDCLRSNRTLQYLNLAGNYISDDGAVDILQSCIEFPLTADEIMKKKQRFMDYLKMRQNVYNRFVKEITNTLTGKAFDEFSKTSKRKALKGKDNRTPSFSQLPKNLSAGAIATTKAEMMTEEFVGRYTDPFSMEETVFRDRYIYSIGNLVLCSLNLAYNNLGYVTVKKLLEVMKYQKSLNRNSAVGLLYVQLQGNNLPMCVETNILLDYLEQAVIARMQRMQSPRRDKSRIRKL; from the exons ATGCGAAGCATTTCACCAACGGCGGTGCAAAAACCGACGCCTGCAAATTTTCCAGAGTTTTTGCCGTATGCATGTGGACAGTTAAGTGCTCCATTTGGTGTATCTGTCAAGGTTAAAGTGCAag ATGAGTATGTGAGCAAAGCGGaagataaaactaaaaaaggtaaaaagtCAATGGCAGTTCTTCAACACAAGTCTGCATCAGACGTGGTGACAAGTGGACTCGACGCAGTAGCATTCACTGATTATGACGATGATGAAATAAAGGTCACAGCTGTAGTTGATTCGACCAATCAACTTATAGGAATTTCAATGCACCGCAGCAGAGAAGCACCGCGTttgatttttcaaatattaggcCTTTGTGTACCATTTTGTTCATATCTCACTTCATTGGTATTAGACACCTGCGCCCTAACCGGTTGTATACTTCATGAGATCGCCAAGTTTTTACCACAGTCGCAGATCacagaaatttctctagataACTCTCCCATAGTAGCTTCTGAGCGGATCTACTACATGTTATTGGAACGACAGACAAATTTGCGGAACTTGTCATTAGCACGATGTAACCTGTCCGATCAAGACTGTACAGTATTGTTCGCCCAATTGTTGCACCCTTTGCCGGCTTCAAAAACACTAATGACCTTAAACCTCACGAGCAACTTTATATCTGACAGAGGAGCCCGAGCCATTGGTGATTGTTTACGTAGTAATAGAACCCTACAATACCTTAATCTAGCTGGAAACTACATAAGTGATGATGGCGCTGTAGATATTCTTCAAAGTTGTATTGAATTTCCACTGACTGCTgatgaaataatgaaaaagaaacagcGATTCATGGACTATTTGAAAATGCGCCAGAACGTTTACAATAGATTTGTCAAGGAAATAACTAATACTTTAACGGGAAAAGCTTTTGATGAATTTAGCAAAACAAGCAAGCGAAAAGCATTGAAAGGTAAGGATAATAGAACCCCATCATTTTCACAGTTACCAAAAAATTTGAGCGCAGGAGCAATAGCAACAACAAAAGCGGAGATGATGACAGAAGAATTTGTCGGTCGATATACTGATCCATTCAGTATGGAAGAAACAGTTTTTCGAGACAGGTATATATATTCCATTGGAAACTTGGTTCTTTGTAGTTTGAACTTGGCATACAATAATTTGGGTTATGTAACTGTAAAGAAGTTGCTAGAAGTAATGAAATACCAGAAATCGTTAAATAGGAATTCTGCCGTGGGTTTGTTGTACGTGCAATTGCAGGGGAATAATTTGCCGATGTGTGTTGAAACAAACATTCTGCTAGATTACTTAGAACAAGCTGTGATAGCGCGAATGCAGCGTATGCAGTCTCCACGTCGCGATAAGAGCAGAAtaagaaaattgtaa